The following are encoded together in the Serratia odorifera genome:
- a CDS encoding SDR family oxidoreductase: MKKVAIVGLGWLGMPLALSLMSRGFEVVGSKTTPDGVEAARLSGIECYQLELTPELICEPDDLDALLQVDALVVTLPARRTVDGSENYFNAVRMLVDSAMAYNVARIIFTSSTSVYGDYSGTLRETSPIAPVSASGRVLADLERWLHELPNTSVDILRLAGLVGAERHPGRFLAGKVDVKGGSLGVNLVHQDDVIAAIQLLLRLPSGGHVYNLCAPGHPIKREFYPALAERLQLPPPQFADEAPQEGRLVDGSRICKELGFEYQYPDPAHMPVS, encoded by the coding sequence ATGAAAAAAGTCGCCATTGTTGGCCTGGGTTGGCTGGGCATGCCGTTGGCATTGTCACTGATGAGCCGCGGGTTTGAAGTGGTTGGCAGTAAAACCACCCCGGACGGTGTCGAAGCCGCGCGCCTGAGCGGCATCGAATGTTATCAACTGGAACTGACGCCGGAGCTGATCTGCGAACCAGACGATCTGGATGCGCTGTTACAGGTGGATGCGCTGGTGGTGACCTTACCGGCGCGTCGTACCGTCGACGGCAGCGAAAACTACTTTAATGCGGTGCGGATGCTGGTGGACAGCGCGATGGCGTACAACGTGGCGCGCATCATTTTTACCAGCTCGACCTCGGTCTACGGCGACTATTCCGGCACCCTGCGCGAAACATCGCCGATAGCGCCGGTCAGCGCGTCTGGCCGAGTGCTGGCCGACCTGGAGCGCTGGCTGCATGAACTGCCGAATACCTCGGTGGATATTTTGCGTCTGGCCGGGCTGGTCGGTGCCGAACGCCATCCAGGCCGTTTCCTGGCCGGCAAGGTGGACGTGAAGGGCGGATCGCTGGGAGTCAATCTGGTGCATCAGGACGACGTCATCGCCGCCATTCAGTTGCTGTTGCGTTTGCCGAGCGGCGGGCACGTTTACAATTTGTGCGCACCAGGCCATCCCATCAAGCGTGAGTTTTATCCGGCCTTGGCCGAACGGCTGCAGTTGCCGCCACCGCAGTTTGCCGACGAGGCGCCGCAGGAAGGGCGGTTGGTGGACGGCAGTCGCATTTGCAAAGAACTGGGGTTCGAATACCAGTATCCCGATCCGGCGCACATGCCGGTCAGCTGA
- the hisL gene encoding his operon leader peptide gives MTRIQFSHHHHHHPD, from the coding sequence ATGACGCGCATTCAGTTCAGCCACCATCATCACCATCATCCTGACTAG